tgctataaagggtaaatattttcttaatatagtatatttatgtaagttttcctATATATAATCTCTTTGAAGCCTAATTTATATAATGCAGCGAGATATATAAATAGGAAAGCCCAATTTGTATAATGTAACGAGATATACAAACATTAATGACCATAGCAAACATAAATATAGCTATGGAGAGTAATTAGGGAAATTATACTCATACGGAATTATTAAGCTTAATATGTCTGTCATTTCTGAAATTTACCCTTTATAATTTCGGTCATGATCTTTGTATTGGACTTGTATAGTACGTTTTTAATGGAACTTAGAAAATGCTATGTTTGATAAATATGAATCTAATTCTGTATGTATAGAAAAATAATTCCAAGAAGATATTGCTTGTCCCACTTgatttatcatttttaaaaaaaaaatcaaactctATTGTAAAGATGCCGGAATGTGATTAACCTTTGAATTTGAAAACTACTATTTATATATCGGGTATTGTCATAATTTATAAGAACATTATGTAGTCTTAATAAGAGGTAAAAAGGTTAAGAATTTACCCGATGTAAAATATCACATGTTTCAAggtttaatattaaaataattttaaaggttttctccatttttttccaAGTCAAACCAACAATTTGAAATACTTACACTTTTTAGAACATATCTAAATCAAATAGCAATGACGACTTGAAGCACTTCCTTTAACACAAAATGtgatttaaaaacaaaaaatcttATTTATATATGTTCAAATTTAATAACTCAAAGTACATTACAAGTTTAAAATTATCAGacttttattttcataatttttataggATACTAAGGTCTACGAAGCTTCGTTTCCAAATACATTTCTCTTGCGTTTTAACCCAAAAGGCGTGACTTGTGTGTCACAAAAGTCCGATCCATGCCATACGCGACGAGGCAAATATCGTCGAAAATAAAATGTATTTGAGCTAAAATGAGGTCCTTCTAGGAGTTGAACTTGAGCAAAACCAGGACGCCAATCATCACTTCCAGCCAATTTAAGATAGAGATAACAAATTGGTGATTTAACACATTGACCAGTAACTTGAAACTGATCAATCATGCAGGATTGAAATGGTTTTCTTGGGATGTCATCAAGAACTTGTGGCTCCAATGGATCAACCCTTCTAACATGTTTGGAATTCAAATGGTGCACTAAAATGTCATTGGAATTTTCATCACCAAACCTTAGGCTTACATGATTTGTGGTTTCTGCACCTTTTGTACATGTTGTCTCTATTGTCACAAAATAGGTGCATTTCTCCTGTAAAAATAATTGTCAAGACATAGCAAATTTCAGCCAAATTAAAACCACCTTTTGTAAAATTACATTAATAATGTTACGAATTTATTAAAGTGCAAAATTACGATACTCTATaggtttcatattatttgatcctTATTGATCTGACACACTCTTTATGAAAGTTTTAATTAGATTTGTATCTTATTAAACTAACCTTATTAATGATGTCTTGAAACTCTAAATTTGAAAACTACTCCTTCCGTTCATATTTATATGTCATCCTTATTAAAAATAGATGGGttttaatatttgtcattttacaaaatcaaTGCATAAATGACATTATAATTCCTATTTTACCCTTGTGAGTTATTaactttgaatatatatatttgaccaACATGaaaaaactaagtaaataatTCATGTCCAttggtcaaataattaattaatcaaaataaattaattcatgttcattgATTGAAAATCTGACTTTAAAAAGTTTTAATTAGACgtgtattttactaaactaaCCTTATTAATAATGtcttgaaattttaaatttgacttCTACTACTTTATATAGGTAtttaatactccctccattccatattaagtgaatttttgagggtttttttattgttcaaaataattgaattgttcaaagttcaaaataaatatttgaatctttttccatatttgccctttcatttattgaagttttatattttctaggagataaatcacactacttgcaaagttatatttatgattttgaaaAGTGCAATAGTGAAaagtatggttcaaattatgttTTTCTAAGAGAACGCTTGATTTGAAGACaggtaaaattaaaaaaattaaatgcacTCAGACAATTTCAAaactaattaaatatattatcataccTTCTCTGTTGAAAGGCTATCATTTGTGAACTTGATGGAAGCCTCTGCAAGAAAGATGAAACTTGTGACAAAAATAATCAATGTTATTCCAAATTTACTTATTAACATCATCTTTAATTAATCTATTGagattaatttgatataaaagaGAAATTAATTAAGAAGAACATTAATGAAACaaacatatacatacatatgctatataagAACTTACTATCTATTTGATACTCATTCTTTGCTTCATATGGACAAAAAGGAAATATTCTTGGATGTTTTGATTACTTGAAGATAATAACCatcttttaataatattaatcttCTTGTTTCAGTTGCTTTcaaagataattaattaatgcatatattatgtacagtaattaattttaaaccattcTTTAACTCATAACTTTTTAATTAATTCCATCACAAAGATATATACGACTTTTGATTAAATCACATCAAGATTTTCATATAAaggagtttttttttaattaaaaaaaagggacAAAAAAAAGATAACAAGCTTGAGTGAACAACGTACTATATATGCATCTCTTATCTAAAAGGTCATTTAGTAAGGCGTATAAGAATAGTGTTGAATGTGATGTATTAATAATTCTGATATTAGTTATcctgaaattatttttatgcattattttatcTGTTGTATTAGAAATAGCAtatattgcataatttctattaaaaatatttataaaaaaatcattcatTAATATGGTGAAAAGAATGTGAAAAGGgtattgaaaaatataaaattttgtctttaatcatactaatgcatgcattagaaaCCCTAAActctatcaaaaaaaaaagtttccaCTTTAGACATCATTTCTACTGTAGCAAATACGCTCTCAAAATATAGTCgttacaaacaacaacaactctGTCGGAATGGCATCATCGCCGCCGACAGAACTTTTCAAGCCACCGGATCAGTCCAGAGAACTATACAATCTTCGACTAAGCAAAACTCTTCAAGAATCGTCTCAATCGGACATCCAAAGCCCCGGGAATATTGAAAAACCAGACGCGATCACTGAACGAGAAATCGATTCTAGCTCCAATTCTGTGAATTGTTTTGATAAACCACCAATTGAGAATGTTAGAACAACATCTCAGCTACAGCATATCCGAAAATCAAGCAATTTCAGCGAGGCAATCGAGAGAAATGAAGCCGCGACTGTCCAGCGAAACTCCGGCGAGTCGCCGGCCAATCGGGATGTCTTTTGTACGCCCGCCGATGGTATTCAAGTTGGCGCACCACCTGGGGTTGGTTTCCCACCTCAGTGCGCCCCTCATAGTAAAAGCCCAGCCCCAATAGATGACGGAGTCGCCGTCACTCTACTGTTGAACCTCGACGCCGGAGTTCCGGTGACATTCGAACTTCAAGACCAATGCCAAAGTGTAGAGGAGCTCAACACGAATACAACCATACAAAAATCTCCATCAAATTCATTACCAATCTTGTCAAATATCAGTTCAAAGGATTCAGGCGGCTGCAAGAATTCCGGCGGCGGCGGCGGCACTGCGAATGTCGacgaaaatataaattttccaATGGGTTTTGACCACGATGCAACGAAGAACACAGAAATCCCAAAAGACCCATTGAATTCACTCTCTAACGATTCGAATTTGGGAATTAGGGTTACGCTTCCACTGGCCGGAGGCGGCGAAGCGGCGGGAATCCGATTCAGAAATTGGCAATGCCAAATTGTTCAGAATGATGACAGGAATCCAACCATCCAAAAAGCCCCATCAGGTAAGGTCTCGAACCCGTCGAATTTCAATTCTGAGGTTTCCAATTTGACAATACATGCTGACAGTGGTTGCGCCGGAGCTCCGGTTACCGAAAAAATTCCTTTTCAATTCAATGGTACTCCCCAGCATCCAAATACACCTCAGGAACAAAATGCTAAGGAAAACGACCATCCCACCATTTCAAACGTTACTGCTAGTGTTAGAATTCCTCAAAGAATCACCGGAATCACCACTCCGTTGAACGCCCAAAGCAATTCTATAAACCAGAACGACCCTCATACCAATACGAACATTTTAAACCAAAAAACACAATTTTTAGATACCCCGAACTCAAATTCCAAAATTGCAACTCCTACCAATAGACACGAAAACAGTGAATTAAGGTCCGACGCTGTATTAGTTAATCATGCCACTAATTCGGACACTCCTTGTACCTCCAATGGTCTCAAAACTACCAAACACCCCACAGTCTCAAACTTCCCTACCATTTCatccaattttgaaaaattcgacCCTAAAATCACTAAAGTACCTATAGTTTCCCTAACCCCCAGTGCTATACCTCCAACAACTAAACCTCCCAACAATAAACCCACCACTACTAACCACCTCCCTCCGCCCATCATAATGCAATCCTTAGCCACAAGACTTAGGATTAGACAAGTCGGTACCGAAACTAAAATAGACCTATCACCTCCGAAAAGAGCTACAAAACAGGGATGTCTGGCCATCATGTTTAAGAGAGATGATTACATGATTAAGATGGCTGAATCCTGTAAGTATACACTCATAGGCAAGTTTTACAGCCCTATGCCCAAGATGGAGATTATTCGAAAGAAATTTATTACCCAAACTGAACTAAGGGGCAAGGTCAAGATTACCCACTTCAACTCTAGACACATATACATTGACCTTGATAATGAACATGATAGAGCCACCATTTTAGATAGCAAGCGTATGTACATTGACGGTGTCTTTATGCGGTTTCAAGTTTGGACCCCTACTTTCGATCCAAATTATGAAACCCCCATTCTTCCCGTTTGGGTCATACTTCCGGAGCTCCCATGGCATTGCttccataaagaatttgttacgcTCTTGCTTGCGGACGTGGGACAAGTGTTGCACTTGGACATGGCCTTTATGCAAAAGACAAGGGGGAGCGTAGCAAAAGCaaaagtccaaatggacatcacaaagcctagaatccaaagtgtTTGGATTGGattcgatgaaaatgatgatccaaatGGAGAAGGTAGATGGCAGGACATCGAATATGAAGATGTCCCCCTTTATTGTGCCTATTGCAAACACCAAGGCCATACTCCTCTTGCATGCCCCATCAACAGAAGAGATGCAGAACGCAACAAGGCCAAAGACAAGGAAGAAGAGCTAAGAAAAGATGCGTTGACAAAACacacaggtatgatctctactcctattgtctTAACTAATGCTGTAAGTTTCAGGAAACAGGTACCACCAGAAATATCTACCACCACATCTCAAGAAGAAAGAGGCAAGGCTAAGGAACAATCAACCAATACAAACAAGAATCAAATTTCAAATGAACAATGGGaaacccaaaagaaaagaaacttcAAAGGTAAGACCCAAACTATGCAGAACACCCAGAAGGTACAAGGAAACACTCATCAGGTATATAAACCCACCCAAACCAAGAATACAGGTACTGATGCAATTCATGGACATCGCGAGCGACaatcaggtattgactcaatgctcccaatcccccatggctccccgaaCATTACTTTTAATGTATTGGCTGATTCTGAAGTTGATGGAGGAGAGGATGGTATTCAGGAGAAACCAACTAACCTGCAGGATGGGGTGTCCAGTGGGGGGgatttgtctcatgttttgcatgagaaccctATGGTTGACCCTAGGAATGACCTTAGAGCCCCTGCTaccacttcaaatattcaacacTTTTCTTCCAAGCAAGTGGACAAAATGGACTTTGTCAATGCACAAAAGTTAGGGTTCTCAGTTACTCCTAATCCCCCGCAGGAAAATGCCAAGAATGATGCCCCTATTCAGTCCCAAAACCTGCAGTTACTGGGACAGGGTGTTGTTGTCTctgtaaaagaaaatttacaggTCTTAGGTGCTATTTCACTCTCtaacttgaaagaaaaaaaggtgcAAGCCCTAGCCCCTAATCCCATACCATTCCAGCACCACAGACATGGTGAGAGTCACATTAAAAATGCTGAAAAATACCAACACCATGCCTATAACTTCAGCACATTCTCAAGTGATCCAACCCCTAGTCCTAGTCCCAACCAAGTGCAAGGACCTGCACCTGTAATTGGCCatatttccactcaggaaatAGGCAGTTCCTCAGGCCATTCTCAGCCTCATAATCAGCAGATCTTGAGCCAGATTGTAGCTTCAGATTTGCAAGAAATATGGCAAGATTTAGGAGTTTCTGAAGCTGTCCTCTCCAATGAAACTAGGCAGGCTGTAGGTGCTAATTCTGCTGTTCCTTGGAAGGAGAATATGCAGCAAAATATGGCCAATCAGGTTTTAGAAGGTGGTCCAGCTCCTAGATTGAAAGAACAAAATGTTCAGCCTATGGCACCTACACTTACAACTTTTCAGCACCAAAAACAAAGGGTTGGTCACATTGAGAGGGCTGAAAATGACCCAATTAATGGCTACAGTTTCAGCACAACCTCAAGTGACCATGTGCCTAGTCCTTGTTCCCACCAAGTGCAAGTTTCTATCACCAAACAACAAGACATTTCCAACACTAATGATATAGAATTCTCAACTAGTCCTAGTAACTTTAAAAATCtaaggagaaagagagctagaaagaagaaattagaaaagCAAAACGAAGTTTCAACCTCTACCACTACAAACACTGCTGCTGATAGAGTTGAAAACGATACAATTGGTAAGGTGGTTTCAAACTTTTGCTCTAAGTATGTCCTCCTAGATCAGACCACCCCAATTAGAAGCCCAGATTTTGGTGGTGAAGATCCTCTTAACCTTACCCCTTTGAATATTCAAGCAGCTCCTCTTATGCAACCTGAAAATGCCATCAACATCCTATGCACTTTTAAGGAGGCTCAGATCTCAGCTCCTGATAGTGATGATGAATATGGTGTTATACACTCGGAGGATGAATACGACAAAGACTTTCAAAGTGAGGTTGGGTTAGAGGATGAAGAAGAGACTGTTGAACTATCAAATAGTACAGCTGCACCTTCTAGGATCACGACTAAAATCACGAACGATGAAATGAACCAACTAGCTAGTGAGCAAGGATTATCACCTACATGGGTTCACCACAATCCTAAAATTACTACTATTCATGCTCCTAGTAAcagaccaaacactaggctccGTAACCTTAGATCCCATCAATGATTAGCACAATTATATGGAATGCTAGGGGAATCAATACCAAAGGCGTCATAGATAGACTTAAGTCGCTCACACATATCCACCAAACGTCCATAATCTCCATCCTAGAACCTTTCTCTAACAATGTTCATCTCCAAAGCTTTGgaatcaaccttggtatggatAGGTCCGTGTGCAATcctaatggtaagatttggatcttCTGGACACAGGATGTTGATTGTAAAGTTATCGACGTTGACGACCAACAGATAACTTGCGAGATGAAACATGTAGAGCATCAAAGTGCATTTCTCATGACATTTGTTTATGAaaaatgcaaagatactcttagaagACCACTTTGGGATAGACTTATGCATCACGCTTCCACTAACCTTCCATGGTGCACAGTTGGGGACTTCAATGTCATCACCTCCACGAatgagaaactaggtggaatcccttacaacatgaacaaaagcttTGAATTCATTAGCGTTATTGAAGCATGTGGCCTAATAGATTTGgggtatcatggctcagactacacttggtgtaatcaacgagatatgcataaaagaatatggaagcgactcgatagagctatggtgtccGATAACTGGTTAGCCGCTATGCCTCACACTTCAGTCACCCATCTCCCCTCTACTGGTTCTGACCATAACCCTCTACTTATAGAAATGAATGAAAGACAGGATTccactattaaatattttaaattcttgaactgttgggtggataaccctacttttctcAAAACTGTAGAGTTCTGTTGGGACAGACCCATGACAGGGAACCCAATGTGGTCCtttcaccaaaaaatgaaaaggctttCCTCCACACTTAGCAAATGGTCGCGAGTGGAATTCGGcgacatttttgccaaggttaGGGAATATGAAGAACTAGTGAAAATCGCCGAAGAAAATCTGATAGTatccaataatgaagagaataggatgcaattgcatgctctcaactctgaatacatcagatttcttaaaattgaagaaaacattctcaaacaaaaaactcagctacattggttcaaggatggagatgctaacactaagtatttccatgctttaaTCCGTGGTAGGAGAAGGCGACTtttcattcacaaggttactAACGAAGAAGGGGATTGGATTCAGGGCGACGAGCACATTGCTAGAGCAGCTTGCGATCATTTTCAGCAAATATTCACAGGTGATCAATCTCCGATTCCGGAGAATATCTTGAATTACAATCCTAGAATAATCACAGATGCTCAAAATGAAATccttcaagccacgcctaccattgaagaattgaaacatgtggtcttctccatgaatcctaactctgcagctggtccagatggtatgaatggaaaattcttccaaacttgctgggagATTATTTCGGAGGACCTACTAGCAGTCATTACTTCTTTCTTCGGAGGGTATGCTATGCCTAAATTCTTttctcatgcttgtttggtcttgCTCCCTAAGGTAGATCACCCCAACacactctctgactatagacccattagtctcagtaacttcaccaataagatcatatcaaaactcattagCCTCAGGCTTGCACCGATTCTTCCCGTTCTTATTTC
This region of Solanum dulcamara chromosome 9, daSolDulc1.2, whole genome shotgun sequence genomic DNA includes:
- the LOC129903878 gene encoding embryo-specific protein ATS3A-like — encoded protein: MMLISKFGITLIIFVTSFIFLAEASIKFTNDSLSTEKEKCTYFVTIETTCTKGAETTNHVSLRFGDENSNDILVHHLNSKHVRRVDPLEPQVLDDIPRKPFQSCMIDQFQVTGQCVKSPICYLYLKLAGSDDWRPGFAQVQLLEGPHFSSNTFYFRRYLPRRVWHGSDFCDTQVTPFGLKRKRNVFGNEAS